The following are encoded in a window of Haloprofundus salilacus genomic DNA:
- a CDS encoding orc1/cdc6 family replication initiation protein: MNVITDARALRPEYLPQELYHREGQITQLSSVLRPITHGDVGEDAFIFGPSGVGKTTTAKFVLRQLEREALGIRWGYVNCMSDSSKSAVLHALARHAGRAADLRIEGTPASMFIDRLRELDGQFVAVLDEVDVLEDLTTLLALNDLPNVTMILITVYEDDLFADLDSRVESRLRGAGKVRLEKYSHDEMVDILRGRISAGLGPNTVSDEAVDYIADTATGDARFGIALLRRSARWAIEMQRSQITTDVVDEIRDDARDELHMRHVDALSTHQRMLYEIIKDAGELGAGELRERYEERSGSNAKTPRMQRKYLNGLARYKLIRSKGSGRWTQYEVQRH; encoded by the coding sequence GTGAATGTGATAACTGACGCTCGTGCGCTCCGACCGGAGTATCTACCCCAGGAACTCTATCACCGAGAGGGGCAGATTACGCAGCTCTCCTCAGTACTTCGACCGATTACGCACGGCGATGTTGGAGAAGATGCGTTCATTTTTGGGCCGAGTGGAGTTGGCAAGACGACGACAGCGAAGTTCGTCCTCCGCCAGCTCGAACGCGAGGCTCTCGGTATTCGCTGGGGCTACGTCAACTGTATGAGTGACTCCTCGAAGTCCGCAGTTTTGCACGCTCTCGCTAGGCACGCAGGTCGGGCTGCGGACCTTCGTATCGAGGGTACTCCGGCGTCGATGTTCATCGACCGTCTGCGAGAACTCGACGGGCAGTTCGTCGCTGTCCTCGACGAGGTTGACGTCCTCGAAGATTTGACGACGTTACTCGCACTCAACGATCTTCCGAACGTGACGATGATTCTCATCACCGTCTACGAGGACGATCTCTTTGCTGATCTCGATTCTCGTGTCGAGAGTCGACTCCGAGGCGCTGGGAAGGTACGACTTGAGAAGTACAGCCACGACGAGATGGTCGACATCCTCCGTGGACGGATCAGCGCAGGCTTGGGGCCAAACACCGTCTCCGACGAAGCGGTCGACTACATCGCCGACACCGCTACGGGCGACGCTCGGTTCGGTATCGCGCTACTGCGCCGGTCGGCGCGGTGGGCTATCGAGATGCAGCGCAGTCAGATTACGACCGATGTCGTCGACGAGATTCGGGACGACGCTCGTGACGAGCTACATATGCGCCACGTCGACGCTCTAAGCACCCACCAGCGGATGCTTTACGAGATTATCAAAGATGCCGGTGAACTCGGCGCTGGAGAGCTTCGTGAACGGTACGAAGAGCGTTCAGGGAGTAATGCGAAGACTCCACGGATGCAGCGGAAGTATCTCAACGGACTCGCTCGTTACAAACTCATTCGGTCGAAGGGATCTGGGCGGTGGACCCAGTACGAGGTTCAGCGGCACTGA
- a CDS encoding DUF7563 family protein, with product MATDLSSVAGERRCLHCDSHITEQFARVFGDHRDRVHRCPRCDTHARISRGSAVGLSVKIPDPQTSAGRHGGQN from the coding sequence ATGGCGACCGACCTCTCGTCGGTCGCTGGAGAGCGTCGCTGTCTCCACTGCGACAGCCACATCACCGAGCAGTTCGCCCGTGTCTTCGGGGATCATCGCGATAGGGTACATCGCTGTCCGCGCTGCGATACACACGCTCGAATCAGTCGCGGTAGCGCTGTCGGTCTCTCTGTCAAAATCCCTGACCCGCAAACGTCCGCCGGTCGCCACGGAGGGCAGAACTGA